The following coding sequences lie in one Cannabis sativa cultivar Pink pepper isolate KNU-18-1 chromosome 5, ASM2916894v1, whole genome shotgun sequence genomic window:
- the LOC133038220 gene encoding uncharacterized protein LOC133038220, with product MASEHKDCDGRIRCPCVRCINSRFEKIDRVRAHVFDRGFMQGYEKWIYHGEPEDAVVDVAVADVESEDEMIPILEDFFPSTTEEPQGEDEQPTTNPQFDDLFEEIEAELYPGCDWISSLNFLAKLLHLKVRGKIPNNIFEELLKLLKFAFPKENNIPSTYYEAKKRLKKLGLGYDNIDVCLYNCCLFYKENASKEACPVCGTSRWVISENGKGKKVPCKVMRYFPLTPRLKRLYSSRITAKSMIWHHTGKSKDDGVLRHPVDGLAWKDFDAKHPEFARDPRNGGPPGEHVVEAWKEIHVKKPSGTFVNELAAKDYEELIKELDRKRLERQSQSDAGSNANAMRLSV from the exons ATGGCATCAGAACATAAGGATTGTGATGGACGAATACGATGTCCTTGTGTGAGATGTATAAATagtaggtttgaaaaaatagataggGTTAGAGCACACGTATTTGATCGAGGTTTTATGCAAGGATATGAGAAGTGGATTTATCACGGGGAGCCTGAGGATGCCGTCGTTGATGTAGCAGTTGCCGATGTTGAATCAGAGGATGAAATGATTCCTATTTTAGAAGACTTCTTTCCCTCGACAACTGAGGAACCACAAGGAGAAGATGAACAACCAACCACAAACCCACAATTTGATGACTTATTTGAGGAAATTGAAGCTGAATTGTATCCCGGTTGTGATTGGATTTCATCTCTTAACTTTTTAGCAAAGCTATTGCATTTAAAAGTTAGGGGAAAAATTCCTAATAACATCTTTGAAGAATTATTGAAGCTTTTAAAGTTTGCGTTTCCGaaggaaaataatattccaTCAACTTACTACGAGGCAAAAAAGAGATTGAAGAAATTAGGCTTGGGTTATGATAATATCGATGTCTGTTTGTATAATTGTTGCTTATTTTATAAGGAGAATGCATCCAAGGAGGCTTGTCCAGTTTGCGGAACTAGTCGTTGGGTTATTTCCGAGAacggaaaaggaaaaaaagttcCTTGCAAAGTCATGCGATACTTTCCGTTGACACCTCGACTTAAAAGATTATATAGTTCAAGGATTACAGCGAAAAGCATGATATGGCATCATACtggaaaatcaaaagatgatggGGTGTTGCGACACCCGGTCGATGGTTTAGCTTGGAAAGACTTTGATGCAAAACATCCCGAGTTTGCAAGGGACCCAAGAAAT GGGGGTCCTCCTGGAGAGCATGTAGTTGAAGCATGGAAGGAGATCCATGTGAAAAAACCGTCTGGAACTTTCGTTAATGAATTAGCTGCAAAGGATTAT gAGGAACTGATCAAGGAGCTTGATAGGAAGCGACTGGAACGACAATCCCAGAGCGATGCGGGATCGAATGCGAATGCGATGCGGTTATCAGTTTGA